The following coding sequences lie in one Gemmatimonadota bacterium genomic window:
- a CDS encoding leucine--tRNA ligase — MAYEFATIEKKWRQRWEDTGLYRSEIDSSRPKHYALTMLPYTSGDLHIGHWYAIAPSDVRARYMRMKGHNVLFPIGFDAFGLPAENAAIQRGIHPAKWTLDNVERMREQLKTMGAMFDWTREAITCLPEYYRWTQWLFLKFYANDQAYREKAPVDWCPQCNTTLAREQVWGEDRHCERCDTPVIKKDLDQWLFRITRYAEELLDFSKVVWPDRVQTMQENWIGRSEGVEFEMRVKNSESSFRAFTTRPDTIFGMSFAVLAPEHPLVDEITASDQREAVKAYCAKASRQSEIERLSADKEQDGVFIGAYAINPMNNADVPIYIADYVLLQYGTGAIMAVPAHDERDFDFAKKYGLSIPVVIAPDDWDGEALSQPYIGAGRMVNSGQFDGMSSQDGKDAVADDLESRDIGERKINYRLHDWLISRQRYWGCPIPIIYCHTCGTVPVPECDLPVMLPDDAEFLPTGESPLKYHEGFLNTTCPKCGVSAQRETDTMDTFMCSSWYQYRYLSPHYDAGPFEPHEGEYWLPVDQYTGGIEHATMHLLYTRFFTKAMRDLDLVSDDEPMTRLFNQGIILGEDQEKMSKSRGNFVNPDDLIEQYGTDCIRAYLMFLSRWEQGGPWNSSSLEGIPRFLNRVWRLVVENGTPAKGDPAQEAQDNLRRLTHQTIRKVSEDFETFGFNTALAALMTFSNGLSAAQNTPVVHTSAWQEAIETLVLLLAPITPHLSEELWSHIGGEYSVHQQNWPEWDEDLARPATIEMPVQVNGKVRARMEVEVDAGQEEIESLALEQPNVQAHVQDQTPKKIIVIPNRLVNIVV; from the coding sequence ATGGCTTACGAGTTTGCTACAATTGAAAAAAAATGGCGTCAACGCTGGGAAGATACTGGTCTGTACCGCAGTGAAATCGATTCCAGCCGCCCCAAGCACTATGCTTTGACTATGTTGCCTTATACTTCGGGCGACCTCCACATTGGTCACTGGTATGCGATTGCTCCCTCTGATGTTCGGGCGCGATATATGCGAATGAAGGGGCATAATGTACTGTTTCCAATCGGTTTTGATGCTTTTGGATTGCCCGCTGAAAATGCCGCGATTCAGCGGGGTATTCACCCGGCCAAATGGACACTGGACAATGTGGAACGCATGCGCGAACAACTGAAAACAATGGGTGCGATGTTTGACTGGACGCGCGAAGCGATCACCTGTTTGCCCGAATACTACAGATGGACGCAGTGGTTATTCCTCAAATTTTACGCCAATGATCAGGCTTATCGAGAAAAAGCTCCTGTTGATTGGTGTCCACAGTGCAATACGACCCTGGCTCGAGAGCAAGTTTGGGGGGAGGATCGACACTGCGAGCGGTGTGATACGCCAGTGATTAAAAAGGACCTGGACCAATGGCTGTTTCGGATTACCCGATATGCTGAAGAATTACTCGATTTTTCAAAAGTTGTATGGCCCGACCGCGTGCAGACTATGCAGGAGAACTGGATTGGACGCAGTGAGGGCGTTGAATTTGAAATGCGCGTCAAAAATTCAGAGTCATCGTTTCGCGCGTTCACAACGCGCCCAGATACCATTTTTGGCATGTCCTTTGCGGTTTTAGCCCCCGAGCATCCATTGGTTGATGAGATAACAGCCTCCGACCAACGGGAAGCTGTTAAAGCATATTGTGCAAAAGCCAGCCGTCAGTCGGAGATCGAGCGGCTTTCTGCGGATAAAGAACAGGATGGGGTTTTCATCGGTGCTTATGCGATTAATCCCATGAACAATGCCGATGTGCCAATTTACATCGCCGATTATGTGTTGCTCCAATATGGTACAGGAGCCATTATGGCTGTGCCTGCACATGATGAACGCGATTTTGATTTTGCAAAAAAGTATGGGTTGTCCATTCCCGTTGTGATTGCCCCAGATGATTGGGATGGTGAAGCTCTTAGCCAGCCATATATCGGTGCGGGACGTATGGTAAATTCGGGACAATTCGATGGTATGTCCTCACAAGATGGAAAAGATGCAGTGGCCGATGATCTGGAATCACGGGACATTGGTGAAAGAAAAATCAATTATCGCCTTCACGATTGGTTGATTTCTCGCCAGCGTTATTGGGGGTGCCCCATACCGATTATTTACTGTCACACATGTGGAACGGTTCCCGTGCCAGAGTGTGACCTACCCGTAATGCTGCCCGATGATGCGGAGTTTTTGCCAACGGGTGAATCTCCTCTAAAATATCACGAAGGATTTCTAAACACTACCTGTCCCAAATGTGGTGTTTCAGCGCAGCGAGAGACGGATACGATGGACACGTTTATGTGTTCTTCATGGTATCAATATCGCTATTTAAGCCCGCATTATGATGCGGGGCCTTTTGAACCTCACGAAGGTGAATACTGGTTGCCTGTTGATCAATATACAGGGGGTATAGAACACGCGACTATGCATCTGCTATACACGCGATTTTTCACCAAAGCCATGCGCGACCTGGACCTCGTCAGTGATGATGAACCGATGACGCGCTTGTTTAATCAGGGCATTATTCTGGGTGAAGATCAAGAAAAAATGAGCAAGTCGCGAGGCAATTTTGTGAATCCCGATGATTTGATTGAGCAGTATGGAACAGATTGTATTCGGGCTTATTTGATGTTTTTGAGTCGATGGGAACAGGGAGGTCCCTGGAATTCATCGAGCCTGGAAGGGATCCCGAGATTCTTAAATCGGGTGTGGCGTCTCGTTGTTGAAAATGGCACTCCTGCAAAGGGCGACCCAGCGCAAGAAGCCCAGGATAATTTGCGGCGCTTAACACATCAGACCATTCGCAAGGTGTCTGAAGATTTTGAAACCTTTGGGTTTAATACGGCACTTGCTGCGCTCATGACGTTTAGCAATGGTTTGTCGGCTGCTCAAAATACGCCTGTTGTACATACGAGCGCCTGGCAAGAAGCGATTGAGACGCTCGTCTTGCTCCTGGCGCCTATAACGCCGCATCTCTCCGAAGAGCTATGGTCACACATTGGAGGAGAGTACAGCGTTCATCAACAGAATTGGCCCGAATGGGACGAAGATCTCGCTCGACCAGCGACAATTGAGATGCCGGTTCAGGTGAATGGCAAAGTCCGCGCGCGAATGGAAGTTGAGGTCGATGCCGGGCAGGAGGAGATTGAAAGTCTGGCCCTGGAACAGCCGAATGTACAAGCGCATGTCCAGGATCAAACGCCAAAAAAGATAATCGTCATTCCCAACCGGCTGGTCAATATTGTGGTCTAA
- the asnS gene encoding asparagine--tRNA ligase, translating into MPDIIRINDVSAWEDKEVVIEGWLYNKRSSGKLHFLQIRDGAGTIQCVVFQGDVSPDVFEKASDLGQESALRVTGVVRADARSPIGFEIGVSDIGIVHRAEDYPITPKEHGTAFLMDHRHLWLRSSRQHAILSVRAEIVKACRDYYDNNGFTLVDAPIFTPSSCEGTSTLFETDYFDEKAYLTQSGQLYMEAAAMAFGKVYCFGPTFRAEKSKTRRHLTEFWMVEPEVAYMDLSGNMDLAEDFICCVVQRVLETCRSELVALQRDLAPLQRVKKPFPRISYSDAHELLKDAGRNHTWGEDFGAEDETVLANAHDRPVIVHRYPAACKAFYMKGDPEDSQLALCMDVLAPEGYGEIVGGGQREDNLEVLRRKLAEHGLDEAPFQWYLDLRHYGSVPHSGFGLGIERTVAWICGLSHVRETIPFPRLLQRLYP; encoded by the coding sequence ATGCCAGATATCATCAGGATAAACGACGTAAGTGCATGGGAAGATAAAGAAGTTGTGATCGAGGGATGGCTGTACAACAAACGGTCAAGTGGGAAATTGCACTTTCTTCAGATCAGAGATGGCGCTGGTACGATTCAGTGCGTGGTGTTTCAGGGCGATGTATCGCCAGACGTTTTTGAAAAGGCATCAGACCTGGGGCAAGAGTCGGCCCTTCGCGTGACGGGGGTGGTTCGGGCCGATGCGCGATCGCCCATTGGCTTTGAAATTGGCGTCAGCGATATCGGAATTGTGCATCGCGCGGAGGATTATCCGATTACGCCCAAAGAACACGGCACGGCATTTCTGATGGATCATCGCCATTTGTGGCTGCGCTCATCGCGTCAACATGCCATTTTAAGCGTGCGTGCTGAAATTGTCAAAGCCTGTCGCGATTATTACGACAATAATGGCTTCACGCTTGTTGACGCGCCGATTTTTACACCGTCGTCCTGCGAAGGCACCAGCACGCTTTTTGAAACCGATTATTTCGATGAGAAAGCATATCTGACACAGAGTGGTCAGCTATATATGGAAGCTGCAGCTATGGCGTTTGGAAAGGTGTACTGTTTTGGACCGACCTTTCGAGCTGAGAAATCCAAGACGCGGCGTCATTTGACCGAATTCTGGATGGTCGAGCCAGAGGTGGCCTATATGGACTTATCGGGTAATATGGATCTGGCTGAAGACTTTATTTGTTGTGTTGTTCAGCGCGTGTTAGAAACCTGTCGGTCTGAACTTGTGGCTTTGCAACGCGATCTTGCGCCCCTACAACGGGTGAAAAAACCATTTCCCAGGATATCTTATTCGGATGCACATGAGTTGCTAAAAGATGCGGGTCGCAATCACACCTGGGGGGAGGATTTTGGTGCTGAGGATGAAACCGTGTTGGCCAATGCACACGATCGTCCCGTGATTGTGCATCGATATCCGGCAGCTTGCAAAGCTTTTTATATGAAGGGGGATCCGGAAGATTCCCAACTGGCATTGTGTATGGATGTGTTGGCTCCCGAAGGATATGGAGAAATCGTCGGTGGGGGACAGCGAGAGGACAATCTGGAGGTCTTGCGGCGGAAGCTCGCCGAACACGGTCTTGACGAGGCGCCGTTCCAGTGGTACCTGGACCTCAGGCACTATGGATCGGTGCCACATTCCGGTTTTGGATTGGGTATTGAGCGTACAGTCGCGTGGATATGCGGATTATCTCATGTCCGCGAGACGATTCCATTTCCTCGGCTTTTGCAAAGATTATATCCTTAG
- a CDS encoding polyribonucleotide nucleotidyltransferase → MIAKVELEYAGRPLTIETGRVAKQSHGAVWMQYGETIVLVAAVSDNKPSDFDFFPLQVDYREKMYAGGRIPGNFFKREGAPSTTEKLHARLIDHQIRPLFPGAYDFETQVYVTVLSFDGENDPAVLSMTGASAALCISDIPFDGPIGAVCVGRVDGEFVLNPTLSQLEESDVHLMVSGNRESIISVEGDFHEVADGDVVEALRVAHQGIVQLIELQDDLISRVGKAKRSYDEPEENEALVTAVAERASEQIHAANRMPDKGARAETLSAIHAEVREALAEDFEDSEIGGEIDRLIKKDMRAMILSENQRIDGRDLNQVRPIDIDLSVLPRAHGSGIFTRGQTQALCIATLGSKMDTRMVDDLEGKSFKSFMLDYNFPNYSVGETGRIAAPGRREVGHGALAEKALEPVVPSEEHFPYTIRLVSEILESNSSSSMATVCGGSLALMDAGVPIKSHVAGAGVGLVMEGDQWAVLTDILGEEDHLGDMDLKIAGTRSGLTAIQMDIKIGGISFEILNTAFARARDALNHILDLMEEAISAPRTSLSEYAPRILSIRIDPAKIGAVIGPGGKTIRSIEETGATVSVEDDGLVTVTSLDAQAGETAMGMVEALVEEPEVGRIYDGTVRRITDFGAFVEILPGKDGLCHISELEHHRVRKVNDVLSEGEKVQVKVIAIDDQGKIRLSRKVLIDKPNGDSNQQGRQRAPRRS, encoded by the coding sequence ATGATAGCAAAAGTAGAGCTTGAATATGCTGGTCGTCCGCTGACCATTGAAACGGGTCGGGTGGCCAAACAGTCACATGGGGCGGTGTGGATGCAGTACGGTGAAACCATTGTGCTGGTGGCTGCAGTTTCCGATAACAAACCTTCGGATTTTGATTTTTTTCCGCTTCAAGTCGATTATCGCGAAAAAATGTATGCTGGAGGGCGCATTCCCGGCAACTTTTTTAAGCGAGAAGGCGCACCTTCAACAACGGAAAAATTGCATGCGCGTTTAATCGATCATCAAATCAGACCCCTATTCCCGGGGGCTTATGATTTTGAAACGCAAGTTTATGTCACTGTATTGTCTTTTGATGGTGAAAATGATCCTGCAGTGCTCTCAATGACAGGTGCTTCGGCTGCACTGTGCATTTCTGATATTCCGTTTGACGGCCCCATTGGCGCTGTGTGCGTTGGACGAGTCGATGGAGAATTTGTACTCAACCCCACACTTTCCCAACTCGAAGAAAGCGATGTCCACCTGATGGTATCGGGCAATCGCGAGTCCATTATTTCAGTTGAAGGCGATTTTCACGAAGTAGCTGACGGTGATGTCGTAGAAGCACTGCGCGTCGCCCATCAAGGCATTGTACAACTGATTGAATTACAGGATGATCTGATTTCCCGTGTCGGGAAAGCCAAGCGGTCTTACGACGAGCCCGAAGAAAACGAGGCTCTTGTCACTGCTGTTGCCGAACGCGCTTCAGAGCAGATTCACGCAGCCAATCGCATGCCGGACAAGGGGGCGCGTGCAGAGACATTGTCCGCAATCCACGCCGAGGTGCGAGAAGCACTTGCAGAAGACTTTGAAGATAGTGAAATTGGCGGTGAAATCGATCGATTGATCAAAAAGGATATGCGTGCAATGATTCTCTCGGAAAATCAGCGCATTGATGGGCGCGATCTCAATCAGGTTCGGCCCATTGACATTGATCTAAGTGTATTGCCTCGCGCACACGGGTCCGGTATTTTTACGCGAGGGCAGACGCAGGCTTTGTGCATTGCGACACTCGGGAGCAAGATGGACACCCGAATGGTAGATGATCTCGAAGGCAAATCGTTCAAGAGCTTTATGCTCGATTACAACTTCCCCAACTACAGTGTTGGCGAAACGGGGCGGATCGCAGCGCCCGGTCGTCGCGAAGTCGGTCACGGTGCTTTGGCGGAAAAGGCACTTGAGCCTGTTGTGCCCAGTGAAGAGCATTTTCCATATACGATCCGGCTGGTTTCCGAGATTTTAGAATCCAACAGTTCGTCTTCAATGGCCACGGTGTGTGGCGGTTCTCTCGCTTTGATGGATGCAGGCGTACCCATTAAAAGCCATGTTGCCGGGGCTGGTGTAGGGCTGGTCATGGAAGGGGATCAGTGGGCGGTTCTCACAGATATTTTAGGTGAAGAAGACCATTTGGGCGATATGGACCTCAAAATAGCGGGAACGCGATCGGGTCTGACTGCGATTCAGATGGATATTAAGATCGGCGGTATAAGTTTTGAGATTCTCAATACGGCATTTGCTCGCGCCCGAGACGCATTAAACCACATTCTCGATCTTATGGAAGAAGCTATTTCCGCGCCGAGAACGAGCTTGTCGGAATACGCTCCGCGCATTTTGTCCATCCGGATTGATCCAGCAAAAATCGGTGCGGTTATTGGCCCGGGTGGGAAGACCATTCGCAGCATTGAAGAGACAGGCGCGACGGTTTCAGTCGAGGATGATGGGCTGGTTACTGTCACTTCTTTAGACGCGCAAGCCGGTGAAACCGCAATGGGCATGGTTGAAGCTCTCGTCGAAGAGCCAGAGGTTGGGCGAATCTATGATGGTACAGTACGCCGCATCACGGACTTTGGTGCCTTTGTCGAAATATTGCCCGGCAAGGATGGGCTTTGCCATATTTCCGAACTTGAACATCACCGGGTGCGTAAGGTAAACGACGTACTCAGTGAAGGCGAAAAAGTTCAGGTCAAAGTGATCGCTATCGACGATCAGGGCAAAATTCGACTGAGCCGCAAAGTACTTATCGACAAACCCAATGGTGATTCAAATCAGCAGGGCAGGCAGCGCGCGCCCCGAAGATCGTGA
- the rpsO gene encoding 30S ribosomal protein S15 produces the protein MALTKEKKAELIAQYGRKEGDTGSPQVQIAQLTERIVQLIEHFQTHKKDHHSRRGLLKLVGRRRRLLRYLRREDLEGYRSLIAALDIRG, from the coding sequence TTGGCGTTAACAAAAGAAAAGAAGGCTGAGTTGATCGCACAATACGGGCGCAAAGAAGGCGATACGGGATCGCCACAAGTCCAGATTGCGCAACTTACAGAGCGTATTGTACAACTCATCGAACACTTTCAGACCCACAAGAAAGATCATCACTCGCGTCGGGGACTGCTCAAACTGGTTGGGCGTCGTCGCCGTCTGTTGCGGTATTTGCGGCGCGAAGACTTAGAAGGTTATCGTAGCTTGATTGCGGCACTGGATATTCGCGGTTGA
- a CDS encoding bifunctional riboflavin kinase/FAD synthetase, which translates to MMRTITLEEPVALAHPVVTIGTFDGIHIGHVSVIEAMTDMARACRGTSVVVTFDPHPRQFIDGADAPGVLTSLEEKQHCLASLGVDILAVVGFDDALRQLSPEAFVKCFLVDKLSARSVIVGYDHGFGRGRQGGFETMKSLGKQFGFSVFSPPAVCIAEKPVSSTRIRNALLKGDMDAVVQLMGHPYPLWGRVVEGEKRGRSLGFPTANLLFETPGKLLPSPGVYAGVARLEQPYIAVVNYGKRPTFGGDSARCEVHLLNFSQNLYGKILPVEILYRIRGEREFGSKEALIEQIQVDIQTAEDMLSRHHTDGGKFWR; encoded by the coding sequence ATGATGCGCACCATAACGCTTGAAGAACCGGTTGCGCTTGCTCACCCGGTGGTCACTATTGGAACATTTGACGGCATTCACATCGGACATGTTTCTGTCATTGAAGCTATGACCGATATGGCACGGGCGTGTAGAGGTACATCTGTCGTTGTTACTTTTGATCCACATCCCCGCCAGTTTATCGACGGTGCCGATGCTCCCGGGGTGTTGACTTCGCTCGAGGAGAAACAGCATTGTCTCGCCTCTTTAGGGGTGGATATTCTGGCTGTTGTTGGATTTGATGACGCACTCCGGCAGTTGTCTCCCGAGGCATTTGTCAAATGCTTTCTGGTTGATAAACTCAGCGCGAGGTCTGTGATTGTAGGTTATGACCACGGTTTTGGAAGGGGGCGCCAGGGCGGGTTTGAGACGATGAAAAGTTTGGGAAAACAGTTTGGTTTCTCTGTTTTTTCTCCGCCTGCTGTGTGCATCGCCGAAAAACCCGTGAGCAGTACCCGCATTCGAAACGCACTCCTGAAAGGGGACATGGATGCGGTTGTTCAGCTTATGGGACACCCTTACCCCTTGTGGGGGCGTGTGGTAGAGGGAGAAAAGCGGGGTAGATCACTTGGTTTTCCCACTGCCAATCTCCTGTTTGAAACGCCGGGAAAACTCTTGCCGTCGCCGGGGGTTTATGCTGGTGTTGCCAGACTGGAACAGCCCTACATCGCCGTTGTCAATTATGGCAAACGCCCTACATTTGGGGGGGATTCAGCGCGTTGTGAAGTACATTTGCTCAATTTTTCACAAAATCTCTATGGAAAAATTTTACCCGTTGAGATTTTGTATCGCATTCGCGGAGAGCGTGAATTTGGTAGCAAAGAAGCTCTAATTGAGCAGATCCAAGTAGATATACAGACCGCGGAAGATATGCTTTCGCGGCATCATACCGATGGAGGTAAATTTTGGCGTTAA
- the truB gene encoding tRNA pseudouridine(55) synthase TruB — protein sequence MVPINGFLSIDKPAGWTSQDVVSWVRKHFGIKKVGHTGTLDPMATGVLPLCLGAYTRLSSYITGGNKQYRAVARLGMTTDSLDADGVVTSRSGDIPADYAQVEAAVAEFRGAIAQVPPMYSAIRIGGRRLYDLARRGVEVERPARNVCVHKLDIVVYAPPLLHLNVHCSKGTYIRSLADDIGKRLGCGAHLSTLRRTAVGRVELGQCVAVYELERAESISEVLLNPHAVLSDLSSVCLTEAQQGRFSNGNPVTDILSDVQDIVTVQNSRGILLGLGHIVEGVLKPIRVIQN from the coding sequence GTGGTGCCCATAAACGGCTTTCTTTCCATAGACAAACCCGCTGGCTGGACTTCTCAAGATGTTGTCAGTTGGGTGCGTAAGCACTTTGGGATCAAAAAAGTAGGGCACACAGGTACTCTTGATCCCATGGCAACGGGCGTTTTGCCACTTTGTCTGGGAGCCTATACGCGCCTGAGTTCCTATATTACGGGCGGCAATAAACAATATCGCGCGGTTGCACGGTTGGGAATGACGACCGATTCTCTCGATGCCGATGGTGTAGTTACCAGTAGATCGGGGGATATTCCTGCCGATTATGCACAAGTCGAGGCCGCTGTTGCCGAATTCAGGGGGGCGATTGCACAGGTTCCGCCTATGTATTCGGCTATCCGAATAGGGGGGCGCAGGCTTTATGACCTCGCCCGAAGAGGGGTTGAGGTTGAACGCCCTGCGCGTAATGTGTGCGTACATAAGCTCGATATTGTGGTTTATGCACCACCGCTCTTGCATCTAAACGTACATTGTTCTAAAGGTACTTATATTCGGTCGCTTGCAGACGACATTGGCAAACGGCTTGGATGTGGTGCTCATCTATCAACGCTTCGCAGAACCGCGGTGGGGCGTGTTGAATTGGGACAATGTGTTGCGGTTTATGAACTCGAGCGTGCAGAAAGTATTTCTGAAGTGCTGCTCAATCCCCACGCTGTTTTATCCGATCTGTCATCGGTTTGTCTGACAGAGGCGCAGCAGGGGCGTTTTTCAAATGGCAATCCCGTGACCGATATTTTATCAGATGTCCAGGATATTGTTACAGTGCAAAATTCCCGGGGGATTTTGCTCGGTCTCGGACATATCGTCGAGGGCGTCTTGAAGCCTATTCGCGTGATCCAGAATTGA
- the rbfA gene encoding 30S ribosome-binding factor RbfA — MPSYRPESVGKAIQVALSEILHTETRDPGLSEVTITAVTMSRDLRTARVYISVMSGSVAQTEALERLMGAISFLRRALAQRVQLRHVPELVFAWDDSITQGARIEQLLNNLNT; from the coding sequence ATGCCATCTTATCGGCCGGAAAGTGTGGGAAAAGCCATTCAGGTTGCCCTGAGTGAAATTTTGCACACGGAAACCCGTGACCCCGGTCTGTCCGAAGTCACGATTACGGCTGTCACGATGTCTCGTGACCTGCGCACAGCCAGGGTTTACATCAGTGTGATGAGTGGCTCCGTAGCGCAAACAGAGGCGCTCGAGCGCCTGATGGGAGCAATATCTTTCTTGCGCCGTGCGCTCGCTCAGCGCGTTCAATTGCGACACGTGCCTGAGTTGGTTTTCGCCTGGGATGATTCCATCACACAGGGAGCGAGAATTGAGCAATTGCTCAATAATCTCAACACATAG
- a CDS encoding DUF503 domain-containing protein, with protein sequence MTIGFCHLDLYLPECASLKQKRSVLKSITTRTRNKFNVSVSELGDNDRWQRAQLGVATVANDSRYANQILSKVVDFIEREDRLIVVDYSLELL encoded by the coding sequence ATGACCATTGGTTTTTGTCATCTCGATCTGTATTTGCCCGAATGCGCCTCGCTGAAACAGAAACGCAGCGTGCTCAAGAGCATCACGACGCGCACGCGCAACAAATTCAATGTATCTGTTTCTGAACTGGGCGATAATGACCGCTGGCAAAGAGCACAATTAGGTGTTGCAACAGTTGCCAACGACTCGCGGTATGCCAATCAGATATTGTCAAAGGTGGTCGATTTCATCGAGCGAGAAGATCGCCTTATTGTGGTAGATTATTCGTTGGAGTTGCTCTGA